One genomic window of Cellulophaga sp. Hel_I_12 includes the following:
- a CDS encoding riboflavin synthase: MFTGIIETLGEVIELRNEGSNLHLTVKSTISPELKIDQSVAHNGVCLTVVSTKNNTYTVTAIEETLQKTNLEHLAVGDFVNLERAMILGSRLDGHIVQGHVDQTGVCTSVEEKEGSWFFTFEYRTDLNNHTIEKGSITIDGTSLTVVDSGKNTFSVAIIPYTYEHTRFNTYKIGTVVNLEFDVIGKYVAKLMAVR; encoded by the coding sequence ATGTTTACTGGGATTATTGAAACTTTAGGAGAGGTTATAGAATTAAGAAATGAGGGGTCTAATTTACATCTTACGGTGAAATCGACGATAAGCCCAGAATTAAAAATAGATCAAAGCGTAGCGCATAATGGTGTTTGCTTAACAGTGGTTTCGACTAAAAACAACACCTACACTGTTACCGCTATTGAAGAAACCTTACAAAAAACAAATTTAGAGCATTTAGCGGTGGGTGATTTTGTAAATTTAGAGCGCGCCATGATTTTAGGATCTCGCTTAGACGGACATATAGTTCAAGGGCATGTAGATCAAACTGGTGTTTGCACTTCAGTCGAAGAAAAAGAGGGAAGCTGGTTTTTTACTTTCGAATACCGTACTGATTTGAACAATCATACTATTGAAAAAGGTTCTATTACCATTGATGGCACTAGTTTAACGGTCGTAGACTCTGGCAAAAACACCTTTAGTGTTGCAATCATACCCTATACCTATGAACATACCCGATTTAACACCTATAAAATTGGAACTGTTGTCAACCTAGAATTTGATGTTATTGGCAAGTATGTGGCAAAATTAATGGCGGTAAGGTAA